The Apium graveolens cultivar Ventura chromosome 10, ASM990537v1, whole genome shotgun sequence nucleotide sequence ggagaaatctcctgtcatgtgtcttgaacaaccactgtccaagtaccatagatttcttccatttccctgcacaccataaaatcaatcaatttgattttggtacccaagtttccttgggtccatttttgttagcctttctcctagacttcaatcctcctttagacttaggtaagtttgagtcaaccttggtcttagatgtagttggttgaggtgtagggttagtcacagaatcatttagcacatttgtaaaattattaggcattgattgtgcaaacatgttattccacatgggcatattgtatggcatttgaggcatactaaatgcagcaagataaggattgttaaaatgtggcatgtttacaaaatgtgcataaggattttgttgagacataacaggcatagcatgcagaggtgatgcagacatattaggcatagaagagggtacagttatgggagtcttcttaatggatttacaattagcagatagatgattaacactactacaatgcacacagctttttctaggagcatacctatcaggtgtgtaattgttgtgtttattaactcctaccttcccatttctgttggattttcttttagattcctttttctcctcaaccatcttgagcctattagttaactgttctaaggtcatgtgccctacattcaccttactgacatctttggatgtgcttgcttcttctttgacaaagttctttgaagttgaaccaaactttttgttgagtttctttagattctctcttttagaaacatctgcctgttttgattgaggaaccttcaacggatgctccttttcttccttcaacggataactttcatcatccgttgattccacatccgttgacagcccatcaattaattccagtttctttttatttttatcccaggcagtttcacagaatgattcaattccttggaccttagcaatttgagcacttacatccctagatgtcttccaggctttaatcacctcttgctctttctctaattgattggaaagtatttctactttcttaacagattcagctagttcattttcaacagatatacaatgcaactttgttttctctaggtcaatcatcttatcttctaacaaagcatttctattacttaaaaacagattgttctctctaatcctactattttatttagcaagagatttaagagacacacgcaaatgatacaattcagtagacatgtcattaaaagcatcattgcactcttctttagtaagctgtgttaagtcagtagtgattacctgattgcttgatgaactaacttcattttcttcagaatcagccatgagagcaaggttgacatactccacatcttcatcctcttcatctccattagctgcccagtccctttcttgagtaatgaaagccctctccttttgcttgagtagatcaaaatatttctttttgtaatctacttgttcaaatttcttcttttcagaagttggctttctgcactcacttgcaaagtgtccacttataccacaattgaaacacttgaacttggatttgtccacagtgtttttgtgaggtttagtggctctagtgtttttcttgaatttcatctttgcaaatcttctggacagaaatgcaagatgctcatcaataccatctgagtcatcttggctggagttgtcttcattttcagcaacttgctctttccccttgcttgattcctgatttcttataccatctttggagtttgatgtagatctcgcagtttcttgtctgcatttcctctcatcttcagctaccaatgcaactgaacttcctttctttctccccttttccaatatctcatcctgttccagctctagttcataagtcttcaagattccatacaatcttttaagagtgaagtccttataatcttgagagtttcttaaggagacagtcatgggtttccattcctttggcaaggattttaaaaatttaagatttgaatccttcacctggtacactcttccatacagcttcagtccattcaacagcttttggaacctattgaatgtttcatttaaagattcattttcttcaaaatgaaagtattcatactgttgaatgagaagctgcattttgttttctttcacttgttctgtaccttcacacagtagttgaactgtgtcccaaacctctttggcagttgtgcaatttatcacattatcaaacatatccatgttaagaccattaaacaaaatgttcatagccttcttatccttgtggacttcttctgtgtcttccattgtccattctgctctaggttttggaatggattgaccaacagcaactgtggccgtagcaactgttgctactttgtggggaatgtgaggaccattctcaatgcagtttacataaccttcatcttgggagagtagatgaaggtgcattttcaccttccaatggtgataactgtctttgtcaagaactgggatctttactccaatatccttcttactcatctttgttagattccaagatctttaaactctttgtatgtcaagagcctgctctgataccaattgttattcctagtggactaacaatgagatttacagaaggggggttgaatgtaaatctcaaaactttttcaagttttgagcagtttatgaaagttgtgtgttcaagaagaacaagtgtgtgaattgatttaagctaatacagacagatatatattcaagcacaaatgtaaagaacacaacagaccttaaaaacttttctggtggatttgttgttccaccagagatggtattttagaaaatctgtgattaaacaatgttgatcacagctgcatcctagtacaaactagatgaattttctctcaatatttttctaaacatcTCTGGAAAATTTcttctctaattactagcttctacttggtttatatattaccaagtgtacaagtgaagaacaatataaaatacagtaataaaataagatcttcacttgcttcttttcctgttcactccagtactttgttggctattgcatctttgtactaaagaagaacggctgctttttctgttgttcctgaaattcggctaccacatctcagttgtctctatcaacccatgtgcctctgtttgtaggtacaactaccccttatcaacggctaatcatcagaacatccgttgaagctttcatccgttgatgcactcatccgttgaaggatgttatccgttgaagctttcatccgttgatgcactcatccgttgaagctttagagacatccgttgaagcttagcttctcatccgttgaaggtctttaagtcatccgttgataccacttcacttatacaaaattacaaggcatgaagtatttacaattggccttcctatctgcatatcatctagtagtcaacatgactcatagtttctctcaacttccaagaattacattttaaatacagagactgaaatatgctacaacactagacttatttctaagtaaagctacaccatcaacggatagccaaagtggtcttatccgttgaggctacagacactaaatttctacttaagtattttgttaaacatatcatcaaactaatgcacatacattcctaacagtTAGGGGGaatacacacaagtatagaaccaaGTAAACAATGCAatacacacactcaatatatgacgcggaaaaacccacgttccaacttgtattattaatcaaaacaattatcaataatacaatcaatctcaccaaacggtattcactcaagcgatacttaagtcaaacaatactcaagcatacatcaaaataataacatgactatgtatatatagccattacaaacttagccaacaagacatacctaatctgattacaatagtaattgtctacccatacaattattacccattcttcttataataataattgtcaacacatacaattattatccaactcaattatgataataattgtctatccatataattattacccaatccaattatgttttctatcaccaaaCTCATACTACCTATGGGGTTTAACCCCAAAaatcctccccttcaacccaatatgATTTCATGCACAACCGAATTAACAGTCATCATCAAGCCATCGACGTCGATCCACGAATACCTTCACTCGAACAATAACCCCTCCTTCTACTACAAAAAGATTTCTCTTATCTTTTCGACCTTTGAGTATCTCTAAATCTCTTTTAGTGACTTTCAACATATTGTTCTTCATCATAACAGTATAtcccaaatcaactaatttacccaACGAAATTAGATTTCGATTTAACTCCGGTATGTATCTTACTTGAGTTAACTTTGAACACGACCGTTGTGACGTTTCATTGTTACTTCACCAATGCCAGCAACTTTTACCGTTTTACCGTTCGGTAAAGTTACCATCTTTCCCTCACACTTTTTGTAGGACGAGAATCACTCCCTCCTAGCACATATGTGATGAGAACATCCGGGTTAAGCACCCATTCTTCTTTTGATCTCTTCTATTCTTGAACTAAAAGAACATCTTCATCAGTTTCTACAAGCGAAACATTACCCACTtgatttttcttcaactctctcaagTCTTCTCTTGCCTTTGGACACATAAATTGTATATGACCCAATTCCTCACAATAAAAACACCTGATATTAGGGTTATGTTTCTTAACGTACTTCTTTTCCGTGTCACGCACACGTACCACGAATGCACTTCCATCAGATGTGTCACTCGATTCTTGTTTCATCAATCTTTCGGCCTCCAGAAGAACAACAATAGTCTTATCCAAATCTAACTTCGTTTTCCTAACCAATAAAGAAATCATCACAGTATTATACTTCTTCGGTAGAGACATTAGTAGTAGAACAGCTTTGTCCTCATCCTTCAAATTTTCATCCAAATTATTCAGTTGGTTGATTAAGCCATTAAAACGATTCAAATGATCTTTTAAATCTCCGTCTTCTCCCATCTTGAGCCCGAACAAATCTTTCTTGAGAAACAACTTGTTGGCCAAAGACTTTGAGTGATAAGTCTTCGTTAACTTCTCTCACAAATTCTTGGGATTGTCCTCTTTTAGAACATCATACTTGATTTCCGGTGCAAGGGCCAACCGGATCGTTGATGCCGCACGTAACTTCATGTCTCCCCACTTTGTATCATCAACTTCAGTAGGTTTCTTCCCTCCGAGAGTCGCATATAACCCTCGTTGAATTAACAGATCTTTTACCGTGCTTTGCCACAAGGTAAAATTGTTTCTTCCATTAAACAATTCAATCTCAAATCCCCCAACCTTCTCCATCATGaaccttggctctgataccaattgttagggggaatacacacaagtatagaacAAAGTAAACAATGCAATACACACACTCAGtatatgacgcggaaaaacccacgtcccaagttgtattattaatcaaaacaattatcaataatacaatctATCTCACCAAACGttattcactcaagcgatactcAAGTCAAACAATATTCAAGCAtatatcaaaacaataacatgacaATGTATATATaaccatcacaaacttagccaacaagacatacctaatctgattacaataataattgtctacctatacaattattacccattcctcttacaataataattgtcaacacatacaattattatccaactcaattatgataataattgtctatccatacaattattactcaatcAAATTATATTTTCTATCACCAAGCTCATACTACCTATggggtttaaccccaacaattATGTTGTTTTATCCTAAAAACGATATTGCTGCAACCCAACACGATGTAAATATGACAATAATATCTTTAAAAACAGTCTAGACTTTTCGAAGGTTAGTCGAGTCATATGTTGATTGTTTTTTCAGGCTTTGTTTAAAACTTTTGTTAGAGCTAAATGATTTTATACTCTGTTTGTCAATTCAGTATCAGATTATATCTTGTTATTTCAACTTTGTGATTTGTCTCGTTAATTGATTGTTTATCTGTtcttattaatttataattatataattgtTCATTGTTGCATAATACTAGTTATTACCCAACAATAACTTCTAAGGAAATCTTAAATCGAGAGCTGTTAACTAATTTTCAGAACAGACATACTATGAAAATACTATGTTATCCTTAAATTAATTCATTTTGAGATTGTTGATATATATCCTTGAAGGACAATTTAATCTTTTTACATCTTGTTTGTTCTGAAATTTAAAAAATGGATTTAACATTTTCTTAGCTTCGACCAAATAACAACTTATGTATAGTATTTTAGTAGGAGTATTAGCTAATGCAGTTGTTTCATTTTTATTTGAAACTATTATTCGGAAAATAACCTCTTCATTTTTTTGAATGAGAGTAAGGCTACGTACATTATACTCTCGCGAGACCCTGTTTTTATAAGATATACGGGATATGTTTGATTTGGTTTATTTTATTTGTATATTCTCACTGGTCACATGCTCTAGTTCAAGGTTCAACTCAACTCATAATGTGTGCGTGTAATTAGTTAACTGAAAATCTATActtatactataataaccggaatagAGTATAATTTGGTACAACGGTTATTCCATAAATTttgtttataaaaaaataaataaataatgttaaatatccgctaaactactaaattaatAAACTACTATACACATAGTCTACTTATCTTATTAAACTACAATCATAACTTATCATGttattaaaagaaaaaataaatagaGTTATATATCtattaaactactaaattgttaaactatcAGATATAGTAtatttatcctactaaactacgatcacatattatcctattatttttttataaatttattattattatatatttatataaatattttaaaagtatAATATGACGGGATAactaaaaatttaaaaaaacacACGAGATTTAAactaatatatattaatatgagatTTTTTTTACTGCTGGAACCCCAAGAGTTTAATTGACAAACTAACTATTACCTTTCCTTAAAAAAAGCTATTACCTGAAATTTTTCAGGAAAAATCAGAATGCTAAAAAAATTAGATATAGATAGAATAAATATTCCGTATTAAATCTATTTGCGAAAATTGGTAACGGTAAATAATTTATAGCAATCGATTGATTCACATGGGATAGGATAGGATGTAAAATTGATGTGCCTAAGAAATGGAGTCTGGGCAAGATATTTAAAATCTATCTACTGGACTGACCGACTGACTGAGGTACATGCCTGTAACAGTTATTTACTGCTTTCGAACTTTACAATTGCAGTGTTAAATGTTGTTCTCTTTATCTTTGCATTGCATATACAAGAAGGGGAGTCCATGACAtcaaatattattataatatgtatCATCATTCACTATGTTAACATTTAAATTAAGAAATGTCCTCCTCATGCTACTACCTCCGTCCCAACACATTATATACGTtaactatttatatatattttgagGTTTCCATAAGCTATAATTTTATAAtgttttttaataaaagtttaaacataaaacttttatttagaaaaaaattttaaaaaaaattatgaagttATGCTTCAAATTAGTATTGAAAAACGTGTCAAAAAGTAAAGTAAAGAATTCAATGAAATAGAGAGAGTATCAATTTATTTCTAGGTAAACTTACTCACCCTTAACCAGTGTTCTAAAAAGCGGGAATCGAAATTGTTCGGTTGAGGGACCTTTCAGTGATTAATCGGATAATCGGTAATTAATCGGATTGATTAATGGGGACATTAATCAGAagaaatttatttaataaataataaaaaataattctaTTTAAATGTCATTAACCTTCcataaaatttacaaaaataaaatcacataTCATTAATTCAGTATTGATGTTTTAATAGTAAgatttataaaaaaaaactacTATCACGAGTccataatttatttaattaattactaCTGACTACTCACTAATATTACTTGATAATTAGAAATTACTACGTACAAATTCAAATCGTATAAGAATATACGATTATTCTGTGTGTAAACGAGTCAATAtgttaatatattattattaatattaattattaaatgttaatgattattttaaaaaaactttatttttttaaaaacaaattattaaTTACAAACTTTGACCATTTCGGCCGATTTTTGACCCGATTCGGCCAATTTTTTTTCGAACCGCCCGACTTTTGACTGATTTTTCAAAAAACCGTACTTTAACCCGATTAACGATTAATCAAAACGGGACCCGTCCAAACTCCGATTAATcgaccgatttttagaacactgccCTCAACATCTCCTAGGTAAATTTACTCACCTTAACATCTCGTAAAGAAAGGGAGAAAATTTTGTTAGATATATACAGCAGTATAAGAAAATAAGGGTAGTTAGTTGTTAGTCAATAGTTTATAGTTTAAAATGAAACTAATTAGAATATTTGATAGAAAAAAGTAGGGAAGAAACTCAAATCAAACTTTGTGAAATGTAAAACATAAAACATAAAACAGCAAGGGCAAGGGAGCAGGTAGCTCTTTAAATATCCAAGCAATACAGAGGTCAGTGATAGCCTGATAGGCATGCACAGCTACTCTCTAGTCTCTCTACTAGTATTACTACATCCACAAACGAACAAACAAGTCCTCCTGCCCCCTCTCTGCAGCCCCCCCCTGCATAAAAGAGAGCCTGTAAAAGATGAGCTTTACTGTTCACTTTTTTCTTGTTTCAGTTCAGTTTTAGTTGAGCCCGGAATCTAGCTAGACCTGATAGTTTTATTTTGTATTATTAATAATACCTCACCCCAAACACAAGCTCATTTCATTTTATTGCTTACATTCACTTTAAACAAAATCTAGCAGGCAAATAGATTATGGATTTGGAGCATCTTAAGCAGTGGACAGAGCAGCAGAAGCAGAAGCATGAGGCAGAGCAACAGACAGACTTAACAAGACTACTTCTAAATGACTGTTACTACCAGCAACAACCCTCTAACTCTTCAGAGCTTCCTTTGTTTGCTTCACCTGCTGATCAAACTAAACTCCACCTTCATTCGGTACCCACTTCTTCTTCTGGTAAGTTTTCTGCTCTTTTCGATTCATGTTCAGTTCATCTTTTACTCATTTTAGCATACCTTGTGCTGCTTATTAAATATGTGCATTGTTTGGATATCACACATGATCCATTTAAGATCTACTACTCAATCCTAGGAACACTGAGTACTTAACATGGTATTCTTGTGTTTGACTTGTTGTGCTGACATATGTGTATGTGCTGCTGTTAATGTTTACATTGTTGAATTAGGAATGACTGGAACAAGTAGCTACTTTAGCATAGGTCAGTGGCAGGAGCTTGAAGTACAGGCATGTATCTTTAGGCATATGATAGCTGGTGCTCCTATTCCTCCACAACTACTGCATTTGGTTAAAAAGAGCCTCATTCTTAACTCTCATTCTTCTTCCCCATACTGTTACTCCTCCCCTTATCAAACAGCTTGTAAGTTTAAGACTTCACCTTGCTATTCTATATATTTCTACTGTTTCCTGTTTAATCTTGTATTATTTGTTCAGTAAAGTTTGTCGAGTTACCCAACAATCAACATCTCTTGTTGTAGTGTTATCTCCTTCGTTCCCTTTACGGGATGTCGAGGTTCTAACCTTGTCAATGACGAGGTTGGTGTGTGATTGTGTTTAACGAACAAAAAAACTGTGTCGAGTTGGTAGGGGTAAAATTGGTTCCTACTTCCTACTGAAAAATGACAGCTCTATGTATGTGAAAATATTACAGTGTTGCAATCAGGGGGGTACTGGGGAAGAGGAGCAATGGATCCGGAGCCAGGGAGGTGCAGGAGGACTGATGGGAAGAAATGGAGGTGTTCCAGGGATGTTGTGGGCGGCTACAAGTACTGTGACCGTCACATGCACCGCGGACGCAACCGTTCAAGAAAGCCTGTGGAAGTTCCCACTCAGTCCTCTACTGCTGCTCCACTTGCGAGTAATAACAACATTACTACTATTAACAATAGCAGTGGAGTTTCGATAAATTCCAACATTAATCAAGCCATTGCTGCTCGGGCACCGACAGCCACCACTCATGGTCTTTCTAGACCTTCACATTCCTTTGATTTGCTTCATCTCAATCATAGGTATTTCTATTTTGGCTTTATAAATTTCGGGGTTTTTCCCTTTATATGTGTGTTGTCTCTTATCTTGTTACATGTTATTTGAGCCAAGAGTATCAAATGCTATGCTTGTTCCCCAACAGGAGATAAAGAGAAATAATGGTTGAAACTATTATACCTGGGCTTGGGCTTGGACCCCCATTACATTTAGTTTGCCTTTGGTATGCTTATGAAGAGTTGAATTTTGGTGGGTGTTGGTCCCCTCTATATTACAAAATCAATGTACTTAAGATTGTAAAAATATTTGCATATCCCCACTCCACTAGGCTTTTAGTTTTTAGCCAGAGAGTGGTGTTTGTAGGTCCATTTTGTAGTAATTTTTCAACTACCTGCTGTGTATTTGTACACATTTCGAATTGACAGAGCGGTACATGAGACGTAAAGCCAGCTATGCACCAAGCAAGATCATGTTAAACTATCTGCTCACCATTTTTACAATTGTTCTAATGTGGGGATGGATTTATTTCCTAATTGCAGGTCCTCTGAAACTGTAACTGAAGCTACAGGTTTATTTAGAACTGCGAAAAATGAGATATCTGAGGATGATTTATCGGGAAGTCAGATCCTACGTCCTTTCTTTAATGACTGGCCGAGATCTGTTGAAGAATCAGAAAACATCATGAACAACGATAGTCCAGGAACTTCTCTCTCCATTTCAGTTCCAGGGAAACCGTTATCCGATTTCTCTTTGAAGTTGTCCACAGGTGCTAGTGGAGGAAATCATGGACCTGAAACAAATGAGCAATCCCATTTACAATGGGGAAGCTCTACGTCCCCTTGGGGGCTGAATCAAATGGGCGGACCACTAGCCGAAGCATTGAGATCAGCGTCAACCCCTAAATCTTCTCCTACAAGTGTTCTACACCAGCTTCGTGGAGCAACCAATTTTATCAGCACCTGAGTAATGACTGATCACCTGTAGTCGTGTGCTATGATTTTCTTTGGATTTGTTTCCGTCTAAGTTGTTGTTTGGACTTTGGCACTAATATATCATCATCAGCACATGAATATGCCTCCGTTCTTTGGTTTTTGTAATGTAGTTTTAGTAGTTGTATCATCACGATGTATAAAGTTCAGTGGTTTGCGTTTTTCTATTGATACTCAGTTGTCACTGGCTTTTAAACAGATTCCAAGAACCTGAATCCATGTGATTTGTGAAATTTCTCTTGAAAATAATAAGAGATCAGCAATAGTTGATCCATGTTCTTCATGCATGGATGTATCGTATCACCAAATAACCACAGAGCGATCTGCCTAAAAGCCAGAAAACATACATCCAAAGATAATTGACCCGTTGCCTAATTCGTCCACCACATACATTACCTGTGACAATGAAATCTCCAAAAATAATTATGGTGCACCACTAGACTTGTACTCTGTAGATAAGAATACAGTGTAATCTTTAAATGACAAAGATTAGAGTAAAATGCAGCTTGAATACCTTAACTTTGCAAATGGTGCAAGATGTATACCTCAATTTTCGTGATAGCAAAATGTGTAATTGAACTTTGGAGAAAAATGCATAATGTGTACTTCCGTTAGTTGCAATGTTAACATTGTTTGTCCGAGGGATTTCTTGTCATTTCTCTGCGCTTGCATTATTGATATAAGGACAATATTTTGATCAATTTTGCCGCCCTCTCCATTAATGTAAGAGTATTATTTCCCTCCTAATCTATGGCTTAAGCTTTGTTgtgtttcttattttattcatttcAATGACTTGGTGTGGACGATGAGATAATGAAAGATTTATGAATTATTATATTTACACCAAGTCTATGACTTGGTGTTTCAATGATTTGTGTACATAAAACACAAATCTAATTGCTATTATGAAAGATCAGGTAAACAACTTGCAGCATTTACAAAGTTACGCAACCAGCATTTTACTCTAAAGATTATTAATACTAAAACCCCCAACCTCTCTTGCCTTGTAACAAAATAATGGTATCTCATTTCCAAGTGCTGCTATGTAGGAGCAGCTCATTAGCTATACATATGTTTGACCAGCTTAGTTTGACCTTTAATTCCCACCTGGTCTAGAGTGCTAGAAGCGTCGAGAGTTTCAATTACTTGGCTGAGGTCACGTTATGAATGAGATGTAGCAGCAACTCCATCCAACCTGAAAATGTGTTGGTGGTAGTGGGAAGAAATTGCAGAGCAAGGGCAATGGAGAAGGTGCAATGTGTTGGTGATGCTTTCAGAATGAGGGATATGCCAAGAACTTTTGAGCTTAGCTATAATATTTAAGTGGCACATGTTATAGATAATACTAAAAAAATAGCACTCTAAATAACCAAAATTCCCAATAACAAAACTACACTCTTATCATTATTATGActattttcttttttatttttttttgccAACCATATATATATTTCCACAGAAGATGATCTAATATCGTATCACTAACTCTTACAAATACATCTCAAAACAATAAACACACATTCATATCCCAGTCTCTGTCAAACCTATATAGGATGCCACGTTATAATAAATAGTCTCAAAATACCGTAATTTGGAACAGTTAATCTGATTTGTTACATTCTAACATGCTCGTGACGTAAAAGGAGATACACATTTTTACGTTATGGGTACACATCTCCAACATTTAAGTCTGAATTTGTCAATTTTACATCCACACTTGAACACAAACAAAATAAGTTACCAAATTACTCAGTGTGTGTACAAAGTTTTAATACAGTAGTAAAAGAAGCTAATGTTTGGCAGACGGAAAATGAACTGATCAATCTCCACTTGCACAACCATTACAACCGCAGTGCACACACTCTATAACCTTCTCCTCCCTCAGGTGTTTAGGAACTCTGCATACGCAAGTAGTCTGGAAGTTGTGATCCCGTGGTTGCATGCATCTTAAACAGCAAAGACGCTCATAACCAGGCTGCCATTGTTTAAATCATATACAATGAGAAAAGACTATATAGAGAGATAATGTTAATAACCAGTGTAAACCAACTATTGCAGTTCTGGATACTGTATATGGAGAGAGTACAAGAAAGAAATGTTAATAGTCTATTATATTTTTACACACTCTAATCGTCAAGTTTCCAGGATTTCTAACAACTAATAAAAAGTTCAATAAATCGACACTGACAGATTATCAGATGTTTCATAAATTTTCCAAAGCAAATTCACTAATGCAATCAATCCAATTATTCATGATGAATAAACCTTCCAAAATTTACTTCTTTCCATCATAACGTACACTTACATAAACAATAATAACATTTCCATATTTACTGAGATACTCAAAATATGTGCTAGACAATTGTGGCGCATTGAAGATACTAAATGTGAATGACATAGTGGCTAGTGCAGCATAGAACAAAGAACAtcttatattaataatatatgtACAATGCGGAGGCTGACCTTTTTCCACTTAGCTATTAGATTGCGGTCAGCATAGCCTTGTTCCAAGCAGAACTCATACAATTCTTTGGAAATTTCCTTCCTGCGGTGATACAGATCGAAAACATATCGACTCT carries:
- the LOC141689375 gene encoding growth-regulating factor 3-like, with the translated sequence MDLEHLKQWTEQQKQKHEAEQQTDLTRLLLNDCYYQQQPSNSSELPLFASPADQTKLHLHSVPTSSSGMTGTSSYFSIGQWQELEVQACIFRHMIAGAPIPPQLLHLVKKSLILNSHSSSPYCYSSPYQTALLQSGGYWGRGAMDPEPGRCRRTDGKKWRCSRDVVGGYKYCDRHMHRGRNRSRKPVEVPTQSSTAAPLASNNNITTINNSSGVSINSNINQAIAARAPTATTHGLSRPSHSFDLLHLNHRSSETVTEATGLFRTAKNEISEDDLSGSQILRPFFNDWPRSVEESENIMNNDSPGTSLSISVPGKPLSDFSLKLSTGASGGNHGPETNEQSHLQWGSSTSPWGLNQMGGPLAEALRSASTPKSSPTSVLHQLRGATNFIST
- the LOC141693797 gene encoding protein BUD31 homolog 1; its protein translation is MPKVRTNRVKIPEGFELIEPTLLELQAKMREAENDTHDGKRKCETMWPIFKIAHQKSRYVFDLYHRRKEISKELYEFCLEQGYADRNLIAKWKKPGYERLCCLRCMQPRDHNFQTTCVCRVPKHLREEKVIECVHCGCNGCASGD